The following coding sequences lie in one Schistosoma mansoni strain Puerto Rico chromosome 3, complete genome genomic window:
- a CDS encoding putative 30s ribosomal protein S8 encodes MVRLNVLADALKSICNAERRKKRQVLIRPSSKVIIRFLRVMQRKGYIGEFEIVDDHRSGKIVVQLNGRLNKCGVISPRFDIGVRETEKWTRNLLPSRQFGYLVLTTSGGIMDHEEAHRKHLGGKLLGFFF; translated from the exons ATGGTTAGGCTAAACGTACTTGCTGACGCCCTAAAGTCAATATGCAACGCTGAGAGAAGAAAGAAGCGTCAGGTCCTTATTCGGCCATCATCAAAAGTTATAATCCGATTTCTACGAGTGATGCAACGAAAGGGTTATATAGGAGAATTTGAAATTGTTGATGACCATCGTTCTGGAAAGATTGTAGTACAGCTGAATGGACGTCTAAACAAATGTGGTGTAATCAGCCCGAGGTTTGACATAGGTGTGCGGGAAACTGAAAAGTGGACCAGGAACTTATTGCCTTCTCGTCAGTTTGG CTATCTTGTACTTACTACAAGTGGTGGGATTATGGATCATGAGGAAGCCCATCGGAAACACCTGGGTGGTAAACTGCTCGGATTTTTCTTCTAA